The segment tgtgtatttatgaatatattttattttctatgttATAATAGGAGGGAAACTgttcaaacacaacatttcttcaGACTCCTTTTTGGCTCAGAGACAAATTTGACTTAAAATGGCAAGTACACAGTAcaagagaaggacagaagaaaGAAGACATGGCAGTCCAAAACATGGAATTAAATTCCATGTTTTGGGAGGTTGAACCTCCAATGAACTTTTATCTAAGTTCACTGGAGGAGCAAGTACGATGTGACTTGAAGAACAGCGAGGCAACACTCACCCAGACTCCATCTAAGGGGAGAGTCCTTCTAAACATCAGTGAGGGCTGCCTGCAGCAGATCCTGGATCTTCTccaagaaaagaacaaaagagatATGCAGAAGGAGATGTGTTGCCTTACATCCCATCTGCATGAAGCTAAACAGGGCCAATCTCCATGCAAGGAAACCGAGTTAGTAAAATATCTTCTTATAAAGACCCACACCAAGCTGCAGAGTGCTCATAGGAACCTTGACCAGCAGACCTCCATCATCAATGAACAGCAAATAAAGTTGGCACATATAGTGGACGAAAAAGAGGCCCTTCAAAAGGAACTAGAGGCTAAGAAGCTGGAGCTCCGTCAGATGATGGCAGGGGCTAAAGCCAAACGTGGAGTTGGCGTTACAGTTAGTTTGAGAAGCCCTCAAAAGACGAGGCCGCCAAAGCAAAACGTGTCTTCCACCAAGACCAGCTGGACCATCAAAGAGGAGACCAACAACCTCTTGGCTGCTGCGATGAAGGCAGAGCATCTGCTGGAGCTGCGTTGCATCGAGTGGCAGGTGGTAAAGACCTCCCTCCTTAAAACCACAGGCAACAGGCAGCAGGCTCTGCACCAACAGAAACAGGAGCGGGAGACTAGTGAGAGCGTCTGGAAGACCCAGCTTGAAGATCTCCAGACCCAGATCACCACGATGAAGCGGAAGAAAAAGTGGTACAAATGTTTCATACCATGCTGGTGATGACAATGCTGAGGACCCAAGTGTTGTATACTTGTGAGGATTAGTCTTAACCCCTAAACAGCTGTTTGAGGGTTCAGACTTAGAATGATGTCATGCTTGTAAGTTGTATTACTGTcatgtttaatattttaatgttattgaatattaaaatgttaataattaAGGGACAGTCACTGATGAGTTCTCATTTGCATCCTATAGcctgaaaatatataataatttggCTCAACTGATTTGACATGTTGGTCCAGTTATAGTGTCTCCTGTCTGGAGTTACATGTTAgtaaaagataaaataaattaaataaatatttcaataaaaacaccTGAACATTTCTTTCTGCAACATTTTATCTGGTTTAGTCTCAAGTGACTTAAGAACTTCAGGTAAGAAGGTTCACGGCTGCAATTCAAGGTAATGCTaattcagatttttaaaaaacgcaaaagaaaagataaatattAAAGGTTATATTGACATTTTTAGATAAACCTATATAGCATTTTCCCCACCAGGTGCCGATGAAAAGTTCTGATCCTAAATAgaattattatgaattaataaTTTCAAAAATTGATTGGTCCAAAATGAATATGTTATTGATCTCTGGATGTGACAGAAAGCGCCCAGAGTCACTACGGTAACGTTACACGTGTCAGTGACAAAAGGAGGTGGCCTCAGCTAGAAACAAGACAGAAacctggtggaggtgtgaaGGTTGTATCCGCCTCCATAAACAAGGCTGATGATGCAGTTTGTATAGATGTCAAGTACAACAATACACATTAATGGTGGCTCATCTCCAGGTTTATACTTTGGGTTTCTACCTGATCATGTTTACATTCTTTAATTTTCAACaaactctttatttttctcataccGTGTAACTGTAAGAAGCACCTTTCCTTTTGCATTTGGAGAATTCTAACAGCTCTTTTTTCATGGCGGCCACTTGGATACTtccgggtcatttcactcagttaggaACCTTCCTAACAAACAGGACTATTCGACCGCAGCCCAAGGACTGCTTTAGGACTCAGTCGTTAAGTCCTCTGCTGCCTTCAAGTGCTCTTAGAACTACTGTAATAATTAGCCTATGTTAAGGGTTTTGTCACAATCAGGGTGTGGTTCATGTTAAAAACTGTATTGCATGCCTTTTCTACACACTCAGAATTAAGCAGCTCTGCTCTGTCAAATCTCAAAAGAAACATCAAGACCCCAGACGTTGTATTTTCAATTTCTGGCCTTGAGTGTAACAGATTACGCGGAGCACGTGAAGGCAGCATTCCTCTACAGGTGTAACTCATCTTCTGCCTCCAACAATAGAACTGACAACAGACCAGTCACAGAAGAGATATGCGGTCACATGATGGACAGAGTTGTATTAAGTGTGCTTtttggtggaggagggggggggaggatgatTGAacttgtgtctgtctgcatgtgaaAGAATCCGACCTGAATTTGCTGCTAATCCTATCTCTTCCTCAGGGATATACACGAGGTAAGAGCTGAGCGGGACCTCTTCGTATTTTGCCATCTCTCATGAAactaaaaatgtacatttgacAAAAACTCAAGTAAAGTCTGCATTCTGAAGATCCTAAAGCATCCCCAGCATGTCCTAACAACCAGCTGTCATACCAAGCCATGAATGCTGAATTTTTGGCTCACACAAGTAGAGTCTTTTCTCTCTCGTGCATTATGATGCGTATGCTGGTGAAGAAGGTGCTAAGAGACGGCTGTGTTGGTCGCATGCTTTGGGCTTTAACTAATGCTGCCTAATGCCGAAACCAGCACCCGCAACATTCCTGCCGCTGTCAAGACTGTGTTAGTTCACAGATCCAGCCAGACGGGGACTGACCGCATGCATTCAAGCAAATGCACGTTTTAATACCCCGGCCATGACAACCCCCTCAAACACTGTGAATTCTTTCTGGGTTTTCCAGcctgtgcttctttttttttttttcttcaaccaGATGGTATTCCTCCTATTTCTCCAGTCTTTCTCTTTCCACTTTCTCCTCTTCACGCTTCCCTTTCCTCTGCCCGCTTGACGTCAGCAGCTCAGTGTGATCACGCGTGTAACGACCACACGGGGCCCCACAATGTTTGCATTTGAGCAGATATGTAACAGAAGTGTGTCCTTAGACGGTAACCATATACAGTGAAGGGGTACATATGGCATGCAGAGATTGAATGTGCAGCTGGCCCTTTTGAAACgacttggaggaggaggaggaactggGGATGTGaagcacattttctttgtttccaaCATCACTCCTTCAGTATATCAAATAAGTCACTTTTGTATTAAATCTGATAAACTTGATGATGGTATGCTCTCCAACCAGCAGCTGACCAAGCCACAATGACAGAAATAGCCCGTCTGAATGTGGGTCTCAGCTCACTGATTTACGGTGCTGGTGAGGCCAACCTATTGTTTGGAGGAGTAACTCCACACCTGTTCAAAAGCACACTTTATTATTCTTAAAAATAGACCCTCTTCCACTGTTCAGCCTACTGACACCGTTTTTTATGATCTGATTTATTAGGCCGTGAAAAAGAACATGGTTCGAGGGTTGTTctgacatgtaatatatatatattttttgttttattagggGACTTAAGGTGCCATGCAAAGCTTTATTGAATATATCCCTGTAACCTTGACCCCAAACACCccaatgtttgtttaaaaagtaaaacaatatatttatttatcctctgaaatatactgtatgacatgcatatgtacatttttaagatgtgtcttttttatatttaagcAGTACTCTAGTGACTTGCAGCTTTGCACTTTTATTAAGGTGTCAGACTTGTGAGAAGCGGATTAAACTAATATTTTGATACTTTGATGAATAAGCTTCTTTGCGTCCTTGTGGGGAGTGATTGAGTCCACTCATGGTAAACACAAATCCAACCAGCGCCTCCTAAAACTCCCTAATCAACACATTCTATCTTGTTTGTGGTATTTGATTAAatgtgctggactatt is part of the Cyclopterus lumpus isolate fCycLum1 chromosome 23, fCycLum1.pri, whole genome shotgun sequence genome and harbors:
- the tnnt2e gene encoding troponin T2e, cardiac, which encodes MAVQNMELNSMFWEVEPPMNFYLSSLEEQVRCDLKNSEATLTQTPSKGRVLLNISEGCLQQILDLLQEKNKRDMQKEMCCLTSHLHEAKQGQSPCKETELVKYLLIKTHTKLQSAHRNLDQQTSIINEQQIKLAHIVDEKEALQKELEAKKLELRQMMAGAKAKRGVGVTVSLRSPQKTRPPKQNVSSTKTSWTIKEETNNLLAAAMKAEHLLELRCIEWQVVKTSLLKTTGNRQQALHQQKQERETSESVWKTQLEDLQTQITTMKRKKKWYKCFIPCWSFKSKMSDDKVVDEMLEEDDSKPKPKTFAPAPTVPKLPEGDKVDFDDIHRKRQEKDLTELQSLIEAHFIQRKNDEAELVALVTRIEKRRTERAEQQRIHAKKEKERQARVAEEKERKELEDAQKRQDEDIKKKKALTNRTQQYGGVQQRQEGKKGVKKQTEREKKKKILADRRKPLIVDNLNEEKAKEKASELWEWLLTLESEKFDLSEKLKKQKYEINVLQSRISEQQKFAKGGKSRR